A section of the Streptomyces sp. Je 1-369 genome encodes:
- the trhA gene encoding PAQR family membrane homeostasis protein TrhA has translation MTAESTPPAAHGRESQHLSGGHRTPEADATPGPPVRRASATPEDALQGAAAALKPRMRGWLHAGVVPLALVGGIVLIALARSAAVVAACSVYALSACLLFGTSALYHRGTWGSRGEAVLRRLDHANIFLIIAGTYTPLAVLLLPAGQQRILLFLVWGGATAGIAFRVFWINAPRWLYTLCYIALGWAAVFYLPEFARTGGTTVVALVVTGGLLYTAGAAVYGLKRPDPWPRWFGFHEVFHTLTIAAFTAHYTAILMGAT, from the coding sequence ATGACTGCTGAAAGTACCCCTCCGGCGGCGCACGGCCGCGAATCCCAGCACCTTTCCGGCGGCCACCGCACTCCGGAGGCCGATGCGACTCCCGGCCCGCCCGTCCGGCGGGCGAGTGCCACCCCGGAAGACGCCCTTCAGGGCGCGGCGGCCGCGCTGAAGCCGAGAATGCGAGGCTGGCTGCACGCCGGGGTGGTCCCCCTCGCGCTGGTCGGCGGCATCGTCCTGATCGCCCTTGCCCGCTCCGCGGCGGTGGTCGCCGCCTGCTCCGTGTACGCGCTGTCGGCCTGCTTGCTGTTCGGTACCAGTGCGCTCTACCACCGCGGGACGTGGGGATCGCGCGGCGAGGCCGTCCTGCGGCGGCTGGACCACGCGAACATCTTCCTGATCATCGCCGGCACGTACACCCCCCTCGCGGTACTGCTGTTGCCCGCGGGGCAGCAGCGGATCCTGCTGTTCCTGGTGTGGGGCGGAGCCACGGCCGGCATCGCGTTCCGCGTCTTCTGGATCAATGCCCCGCGCTGGCTCTACACCCTGTGCTACATCGCCCTGGGCTGGGCCGCCGTCTTCTACCTCCCCGAATTCGCACGCACCGGCGGCACCACGGTGGTCGCACTCGTCGTCACCGGCGGCCTCCTCTACACCGCGGGCGCCGCCGTGTACGGCCTCAAGCGCCCCGATCCCTGGCCGCGCTGGTTCGGCTTCCACGAGGTCTTCCACACGCTCACCATCGCCGCGTTCACCGCGCACTACACAGCCATCCTGATGGGAGCCACCTGA
- a CDS encoding ATP-binding protein, whose protein sequence is MSSSVVSAREADVLALLGEHLSNAEIAVRLFISVRTVESHVSSLLRKLEARDRRVLSRRAGESGRGEAPVAARGLPAPLTTFVGRGREREELATALRTHRQVTAVGPGGVGKTRLALAVAAEAADDFADGVWFVDLAPLTDPGRVDAAVAAAGHVGEQPGRGLAEALTAALAGREALLVLDNCEHVREGVAPFLERLLPACPRLRVLATSRARLLVPFERVFSVPPLSRAGGDESEAVTLFMERAAAVGWPPGPGVSDGVVTLCERLDGMALAIELAAARWPTLGLDGLTAGLSDQLRMLAGGARADGRHRSLRAVLDWSHDLLEPQDQELLRRVSVFVSPFTVEAAVAVAGPASGRPGGGLRMDGADRANGSDPADGADRADRADRADGTDHVGAVAVADGLGRLAEHSLLTAVPSATGTRYQALETIRQYGTEQLVHAGESGGVRSRHLAWCLAGAVALRDGGGFGGGDGGAGAGVDAWRGRFDAVAQDMRAALAWAPGRPGQRADACRLAGHLAGLAFAHNLLAEAQERFEQAAGLADDAGAAAALRQAAGVAGCRRLGDDMFRLHRGAAEAARRAGDTAGACRDLAAAATVAYRFSTSFPVVPVVAEVKDVLEQARAMSGAGDTAAEAALALAGAAVTADAFGALQGGVDNTAQDTVAHAEHAVALARRTGDPVAESAALDALSGARSWAGESFGAAAAARRRIDVLARLPRTPAGTHEVMDALAMAAGTALGVGELPQARRWSGQLAGHPLLAEAGHQATSWLLVTEAFAGHADDVLARAVGFREAWERSGRQRSLSLGAAAASVAMIHGLRGDCAARADWQAVVEQADTAEQHRQGYGAVFDAMVQLHRGDPDAALASVAPEPDAVWKWVCWVWLHWYVALRAEASVLAGHPEARPRVDAARTVVEGDALAAAQVERAQALLDDDVPRLLATRAAFAAAGCPYQAARTLMLAGGAHADLGRAALTTLGLSAG, encoded by the coding sequence GTGTCCAGTTCTGTGGTCTCGGCTCGTGAAGCCGACGTGCTCGCTCTGCTCGGGGAGCACCTCAGCAACGCGGAGATCGCCGTGCGGCTCTTCATCTCCGTGCGCACGGTCGAGTCGCATGTCTCCTCGCTGCTGCGCAAGTTGGAGGCGCGCGACCGGCGGGTGCTCTCCCGGCGCGCGGGCGAGTCAGGCCGTGGCGAGGCGCCGGTCGCGGCCCGTGGGCTGCCCGCGCCCCTGACGACGTTCGTCGGGCGCGGGCGGGAACGCGAGGAGCTGGCAACGGCGTTGCGGACGCACCGGCAGGTGACCGCGGTCGGTCCGGGCGGGGTGGGCAAGACGCGGCTCGCGCTCGCGGTGGCGGCCGAGGCGGCGGACGACTTCGCCGACGGGGTGTGGTTCGTCGACCTGGCGCCGCTCACCGATCCGGGCCGGGTGGACGCGGCGGTCGCGGCGGCGGGGCACGTGGGCGAGCAGCCGGGGCGCGGCCTCGCGGAGGCGTTGACGGCGGCTCTGGCGGGCCGTGAGGCCCTGTTGGTCCTGGACAACTGCGAGCACGTCCGGGAGGGCGTCGCGCCCTTCCTGGAAAGGCTGTTGCCCGCCTGCCCACGGCTACGGGTCCTCGCGACCAGCCGCGCCCGGTTGCTGGTGCCCTTCGAACGGGTCTTCTCCGTCCCGCCCCTGTCGCGGGCCGGCGGCGACGAGTCGGAAGCGGTGACTCTGTTCATGGAGCGTGCGGCGGCGGTCGGGTGGCCGCCGGGCCCGGGGGTGAGCGACGGGGTCGTGACCCTGTGCGAACGGCTCGACGGTATGGCTCTCGCGATTGAGCTGGCGGCGGCACGGTGGCCCACGCTCGGTCTCGACGGGCTGACGGCCGGTCTCTCCGACCAGCTGCGGATGCTCGCCGGCGGGGCCCGCGCGGACGGTCGGCACCGGTCGCTGCGGGCGGTGCTCGACTGGAGCCATGACCTTCTCGAGCCACAGGATCAGGAGTTGCTGCGGCGGGTGTCGGTGTTCGTGTCCCCGTTCACGGTCGAGGCGGCAGTGGCAGTGGCCGGGCCTGCCTCCGGCCGCCCCGGCGGGGGGCTTCGTATGGACGGGGCCGATCGGGCTAACGGGTCCGATCCGGCTGACGGGGCCGATCGGGCTGACCGGGCCGATCGAGCTGACGGGACCGATCACGTCGGCGCGGTCGCGGTTGCCGACGGGCTCGGCCGGCTCGCCGAGCACAGTCTGCTCACCGCGGTTCCCTCCGCGACCGGCACGCGGTACCAGGCGCTGGAGACCATCCGTCAGTACGGCACGGAGCAGCTCGTCCACGCCGGTGAGTCGGGCGGCGTCCGCTCCCGGCACCTGGCGTGGTGTCTGGCCGGTGCGGTGGCGCTGCGGGACGGTGGGGGCTTCGGAGGCGGCGACGGTGGCGCGGGTGCCGGGGTTGACGCGTGGCGGGGCCGGTTCGACGCGGTGGCGCAGGACATGCGGGCCGCCCTGGCCTGGGCGCCCGGACGGCCGGGACAGCGCGCCGACGCCTGTCGTCTCGCCGGGCACCTGGCCGGGTTGGCCTTCGCCCACAACCTGCTCGCCGAGGCGCAGGAGCGGTTCGAACAGGCCGCGGGGCTGGCCGACGACGCCGGGGCCGCCGCGGCCCTGCGGCAGGCCGCCGGGGTGGCCGGTTGCCGTCGGCTCGGCGACGACATGTTCCGCCTGCACCGGGGCGCCGCCGAAGCCGCTCGCCGGGCCGGTGACACCGCGGGCGCGTGTCGTGACCTTGCGGCGGCCGCCACCGTCGCCTACCGCTTCTCCACGTCGTTCCCGGTGGTGCCGGTCGTGGCGGAGGTCAAGGACGTACTGGAACAGGCGCGGGCGATGTCCGGCGCGGGTGACACGGCCGCCGAGGCGGCGCTCGCGCTGGCCGGGGCCGCGGTGACCGCGGACGCGTTCGGCGCGCTGCAAGGAGGAGTGGACAACACCGCGCAGGATACGGTCGCCCACGCCGAGCACGCCGTCGCGTTGGCCCGGCGTACGGGAGACCCGGTGGCCGAGTCGGCCGCTCTCGACGCGCTCTCGGGCGCGCGGAGCTGGGCCGGTGAGTCCTTCGGTGCCGCGGCGGCCGCCCGCCGCCGGATCGACGTCCTGGCGCGGCTGCCGCGCACCCCGGCAGGAACGCACGAGGTGATGGACGCCCTGGCGATGGCTGCCGGAACCGCCCTGGGCGTGGGGGAGTTGCCGCAGGCCCGGCGGTGGAGCGGCCAGCTGGCCGGGCATCCCCTGCTGGCCGAGGCGGGACACCAGGCCACGTCCTGGCTCCTGGTCACGGAGGCGTTCGCCGGCCACGCCGACGACGTGCTGGCCCGCGCCGTCGGATTCCGCGAGGCGTGGGAGCGCAGCGGCCGCCAACGCTCGCTCTCACTCGGGGCCGCGGCCGCGTCCGTCGCCATGATCCACGGCTTGCGCGGCGACTGCGCGGCCCGCGCGGACTGGCAGGCCGTCGTGGAGCAGGCCGACACCGCCGAACAGCACCGCCAGGGCTACGGTGCCGTCTTCGACGCCATGGTCCAGCTCCACCGCGGGGACCCGGACGCCGCCCTGGCGAGCGTCGCACCGGAACCGGACGCGGTGTGGAAGTGGGTCTGCTGGGTCTGGCTGCACTGGTACGTGGCACTCCGGGCGGAGGCGTCGGTACTCGCCGGTCATCCGGAGGCCCGGCCCCGCGTCGATGCCGCCCGTACCGTCGTGGAGGGCGACGCGCTCGCGGCGGCCCAGGTGGAACGCGCGCAGGCGCTGCTCGACGACGACGTGCCGCGGCTGCTCGCGACCAGGGCCGCGTTCGCCGCGGCGGGCTGCCCCTATCAGGCGGCGCGGACGCTGATGCTTGCGGGCGGCGCGCATGCGGACCTGGGGAGAGCGGCACTGACCACCCTCGGCCTCAGCGCCGGCTGA
- a CDS encoding DUF3105 domain-containing protein, which translates to MANPAKPNKPNKPNKPSKKAVAAERRARVEAMQRAEQARERRNRIITVSVSTVIVAALIGFGAYAVDRADDKDEQNAAAAKKPVRGEKAWDAKKLGRNHVEKAVDYPMTPPVGGDHSQAWMTCEAKVYKKPIPNENAVHSLEHGAVWVTYNDKAPDADLKKLSDKVSKTSYSLMSPVKEQRSPIMLSAWGHQLTVDSAADPRVGEFFSKYVQGPQTPEPGAACAGGIDSA; encoded by the coding sequence ATGGCCAATCCCGCCAAACCCAATAAGCCCAACAAGCCCAACAAGCCGAGCAAGAAGGCCGTCGCCGCCGAGCGCAGAGCCCGTGTCGAGGCGATGCAGCGCGCCGAGCAGGCGCGCGAGCGGCGGAACCGCATCATCACCGTCTCGGTGAGCACCGTGATCGTCGCCGCACTCATCGGCTTCGGCGCGTACGCCGTCGACCGCGCCGACGACAAGGACGAACAGAACGCCGCCGCCGCGAAGAAGCCCGTGCGCGGCGAGAAGGCGTGGGACGCCAAGAAGCTGGGCCGCAACCACGTCGAGAAGGCCGTCGACTACCCGATGACCCCGCCCGTCGGCGGGGACCACAGCCAGGCATGGATGACCTGCGAGGCCAAGGTCTACAAGAAGCCGATACCGAACGAGAACGCCGTGCACTCCCTCGAACACGGCGCCGTCTGGGTCACGTACAACGACAAGGCCCCCGACGCCGACCTCAAGAAGCTCAGCGACAAGGTCTCCAAGACCTCGTACAGCCTGATGAGCCCGGTCAAGGAGCAACGGAGTCCCATCATGCTGTCGGCGTGGGGGCACCAGCTGACCGTCGACAGTGCCGCCGACCCGCGGGTCGGGGAGTTCTTCAGCAAGTACGTGCAGGGCCCGCAGACCCCGGAGCCGGGCGCCGCGTGCGCGGGAGGAATCGACTCCGCGTGA
- a CDS encoding LacI family DNA-binding transcriptional regulator → MTAPAPRVTIKDVAAAAGVSKGAVSIAFNHKPGLAEPTRERIFAAARELGWAPNSSARSLSTQRSDTIGLALCRPARLLGLEPFYMEFISGIESVLAERSCSLLLRLVSSVEDEVRLQETWWRERQVGGSILVDFRQGDPRVEPLGRLGIPAVAVGRPDLTGGIPSVWTDDATAVAEAVRYLAALGHRRIARVGGPLDLGHSAIRERAFHDTLQGLGLGPGVQVATGFAGEEGARATRSLLLRPERPTAIVYDNDLMAVAGLGVAAEMGIAVPDDLSLLAWDDSQLCRLTHPTLSAMSHDVHGFGAQVARVLFAVIAGREVSPLPPRVPSLRPRASTAALRPPRS, encoded by the coding sequence GTGACTGCCCCTGCCCCACGCGTCACCATCAAGGACGTCGCCGCCGCCGCGGGGGTGTCGAAGGGCGCGGTGTCGATCGCGTTCAACCACAAGCCCGGCCTGGCCGAGCCCACCCGGGAGCGTATCTTCGCCGCTGCCAGGGAGCTGGGCTGGGCGCCCAACTCCTCGGCCCGGAGCCTGTCGACGCAGCGGTCCGACACGATCGGCCTCGCGCTGTGCCGCCCGGCCCGGCTGCTCGGCCTCGAACCGTTCTACATGGAGTTCATCTCCGGCATCGAGAGCGTCCTGGCCGAACGGTCCTGCTCACTGCTGCTGCGTCTGGTCAGCAGCGTGGAGGACGAGGTCCGCCTCCAGGAGACGTGGTGGCGCGAACGGCAGGTCGGCGGATCCATCCTGGTCGACTTCCGCCAGGGGGATCCGCGGGTCGAACCGCTCGGACGGCTCGGCATCCCGGCCGTGGCGGTCGGTCGCCCCGATCTGACCGGAGGCATCCCTTCGGTGTGGACGGACGATGCCACCGCGGTGGCCGAGGCGGTGCGCTATCTCGCCGCTCTCGGTCACCGCCGCATCGCCCGGGTGGGCGGCCCGCTCGACCTGGGGCACAGTGCCATCCGTGAACGGGCCTTCCACGACACTCTCCAGGGACTCGGCCTGGGGCCCGGGGTCCAGGTGGCGACGGGGTTCGCCGGTGAGGAAGGGGCTCGTGCCACCCGTTCTCTGCTTCTGCGGCCCGAGCGGCCGACAGCGATCGTCTACGACAACGACCTCATGGCCGTGGCCGGGCTCGGTGTCGCCGCCGAGATGGGCATCGCGGTTCCGGACGACCTGTCCCTGCTCGCCTGGGACGACTCCCAGTTGTGTCGCCTCACTCATCCGACTCTTTCGGCGATGAGCCACGACGTGCACGGCTTTGGTGCCCAGGTCGCCCGCGTGCTGTTCGCCGTCATCGCGGGGCGGGAGGTATCACCCCTCCCACCACGGGTCCCCTCACTCAGACCTCGTGCGTCGACAGCCGCACTTCGCCCGCCGCGGAGTTGA
- a CDS encoding SAM-dependent methyltransferase, translating into MTETDGDDASAPDIEASTRRYYETGDVDAFYDAVWGGEDIHIGLYAHEREAIADASHRTVRHVADLVEDLLDPDATVLDLGSGYGGSARALAERFGCRVRALDLSEEHNRRHRAANVRRGLDGLIEVVSGSLNRLPYEAHRFDVVWSLEVLCHVADREGALREAVRVLRPGGALVFSDIMAAEDVSAQDLRPALSRLGVQSLATASYYRERLTALGLECDFEDRTPDLATHYARLNEEVRHRSDELRGVISSAYVDDLLANLPLWTDITRRGLLRWGIFHARRAAAV; encoded by the coding sequence GTGACCGAGACCGACGGCGATGACGCCAGCGCACCGGACATCGAAGCGTCGACCCGCCGCTACTACGAGACGGGTGACGTCGACGCCTTCTACGACGCCGTCTGGGGTGGCGAGGACATCCACATCGGCCTCTACGCCCACGAGCGCGAGGCCATCGCGGACGCCTCGCACCGCACGGTGCGGCATGTCGCGGACCTGGTCGAGGACCTGCTCGATCCGGACGCCACCGTGCTCGACCTCGGTTCGGGGTACGGCGGTTCGGCCCGCGCCCTCGCGGAGCGCTTCGGCTGCCGGGTGAGGGCACTCGACCTCAGCGAGGAGCACAACAGGCGCCACCGCGCGGCGAACGTCCGACGGGGTCTCGACGGCCTGATCGAGGTCGTCTCCGGCTCCCTCAACCGCCTCCCGTACGAGGCGCACCGCTTCGACGTTGTCTGGTCGCTGGAAGTCCTGTGCCACGTGGCGGACCGGGAAGGCGCGCTGCGCGAAGCCGTACGCGTGCTGAGACCGGGTGGCGCGCTGGTCTTCTCGGACATCATGGCGGCCGAGGACGTGTCGGCGCAGGATCTGCGGCCCGCGCTGTCCCGGCTCGGCGTCCAGAGCCTGGCGACGGCGTCGTACTACCGGGAACGCCTCACCGCTCTCGGCCTGGAGTGCGACTTCGAGGACCGCACCCCGGACCTCGCCACCCACTACGCACGCCTCAACGAAGAGGTACGCCACCGCAGCGACGAACTCCGCGGCGTCATCAGCTCCGCCTACGTGGACGACCTGCTCGCCAACCTGCCGCTGTGGACGGACATCACGCGTCGCGGCCTGCTGCGCTGGGGGATCTTCCACGCGCGCCGCGCCGCCGCGGTCTGA
- a CDS encoding LacI family DNA-binding transcriptional regulator, whose protein sequence is MKRPTIADIARQAGVSKVAVSYALNDQPGVSAQTRARVKAIAREVGWRPSNAARALNGALARAVGLAVCRPARTLGVEPFFMELISGIESELAPRSIALMLQTVTSHDDEVELYQRWWGEGRVDGALLVDLHDDDTRVPALAALDMPVVALGPPHAAGTVPAVWSDDGASIRETVAYLATLGHRSIARVAGLARLAHTTVRDAAFEASCREAGLPEPAVVHTDYSGEDGAQATRRLLIAPSPPTAIVYDNDIMAVAGLSVAQELNLEVPRDLSLVAWDDSPFTQAVRPQLTALTRDIFDYGACAARTLLAAVDKEPVEHLQVTAARLVPRASTSPPQPRLR, encoded by the coding sequence ATGAAACGGCCGACGATCGCGGACATCGCGCGCCAGGCGGGAGTATCCAAGGTCGCGGTCTCCTACGCGCTCAACGACCAGCCGGGCGTCTCCGCACAGACCAGAGCGCGGGTCAAGGCCATCGCGCGGGAGGTCGGCTGGCGGCCCAGCAACGCCGCCCGCGCGCTGAACGGCGCGCTGGCCCGCGCCGTGGGCCTGGCCGTGTGCCGACCCGCACGCACCCTCGGCGTCGAGCCCTTCTTCATGGAACTCATCAGCGGCATCGAGTCCGAGCTCGCCCCGCGCTCCATCGCGCTCATGCTGCAGACCGTCACCAGCCACGACGACGAGGTGGAGCTCTACCAGCGCTGGTGGGGCGAGGGCCGGGTGGACGGTGCGCTGCTAGTGGACCTGCACGACGACGACACCCGCGTCCCCGCACTCGCGGCCCTGGACATGCCCGTGGTGGCTCTCGGTCCGCCGCACGCGGCCGGGACCGTGCCCGCCGTCTGGTCCGACGACGGAGCCAGCATCCGGGAAACGGTCGCCTACCTGGCGACTCTGGGGCACCGCAGCATCGCGCGCGTGGCGGGACTCGCCCGCCTCGCGCACACCACCGTGCGCGATGCCGCCTTCGAGGCGAGCTGCCGCGAGGCGGGCCTGCCCGAGCCCGCCGTGGTGCACACCGACTATTCCGGTGAGGACGGAGCACAGGCCACGCGCAGGCTGCTCATCGCCCCGAGTCCTCCCACCGCGATCGTCTACGACAACGACATCATGGCCGTCGCGGGTCTGTCGGTCGCCCAGGAACTGAACCTGGAGGTGCCCCGCGACCTGTCCCTGGTGGCGTGGGACGACTCACCCTTCACCCAAGCCGTACGGCCGCAACTCACCGCCCTGACGCGGGACATCTTCGACTACGGCGCCTGTGCCGCACGGACCCTGCTGGCCGCCGTCGACAAGGAACCCGTCGAGCACCTCCAGGTGACCGCCGCCCGTTTGGTGCCGCGCGCGAGCACCAGCCCGCCTCAACCCCGCCTGAGGTGA
- a CDS encoding glycoside hydrolase family 5 protein: MSRIRVAVATGTLLAACATVPAVIPSAQAAAATPGFHVRDGRLLDANNKDFVMRGVNHAHAWYPSKTKQALKDIKAKGANTVRVVLGTGDQWTKNDTADVTRVVSQCKANRLICVLEAHDTTGYGEAGAAVPLSKAVDYWLSVKGALVGQEKYVLVNIGNEPYGNTQYAAWTKDTKKAISRLRSAGLDHTLMVDAPNWGQDWSFTMRDNAAGVLAADPDRNTVFDVHMYGVYDTPAEVSAYLNRFTAAKLPIVVGEFGHLHSDGNPDENAIMATAQSKGIGYLGWSWGGNGSGVEYLDLVQDFDARRLTGWGKRLFDGTNGIKATAKEASVFGGSRQQDLPTA, from the coding sequence ATGAGCCGCATTCGAGTCGCCGTCGCGACGGGCACCCTTCTCGCCGCCTGCGCCACCGTCCCCGCCGTCATCCCGTCCGCGCAGGCAGCCGCCGCCACACCTGGCTTCCACGTGCGGGACGGCCGGCTGCTGGACGCCAACAACAAGGACTTCGTGATGCGCGGCGTCAACCACGCGCACGCCTGGTATCCGAGCAAGACCAAGCAAGCGCTCAAGGACATCAAGGCCAAGGGCGCCAACACCGTACGCGTGGTGCTCGGCACCGGTGATCAGTGGACGAAGAACGACACCGCGGATGTCACCAGGGTCGTCTCCCAGTGCAAGGCGAACCGGCTGATCTGCGTCCTGGAAGCCCACGACACCACCGGCTACGGCGAAGCGGGCGCCGCCGTACCGCTGTCCAAAGCCGTCGACTACTGGCTCAGTGTCAAGGGTGCCCTCGTCGGCCAGGAGAAGTACGTCCTGGTCAACATCGGCAACGAGCCGTACGGCAACACCCAGTACGCGGCCTGGACCAAGGACACCAAGAAGGCCATCAGCCGGCTCCGGTCCGCGGGCCTGGACCACACCCTCATGGTCGACGCCCCCAACTGGGGCCAGGACTGGTCCTTCACCATGCGCGACAACGCCGCCGGCGTCCTCGCCGCGGACCCCGACCGCAACACCGTCTTCGACGTCCACATGTACGGCGTCTACGACACCCCGGCCGAGGTCAGCGCCTACCTCAACCGGTTCACCGCCGCCAAGCTGCCCATCGTCGTGGGCGAGTTCGGCCATCTGCACTCCGACGGCAACCCGGACGAGAACGCCATCATGGCCACCGCCCAGTCGAAGGGCATCGGCTACCTGGGCTGGTCCTGGGGCGGCAACGGCAGCGGCGTCGAGTACCTCGATCTGGTCCAGGACTTCGACGCGCGTCGGCTGACCGGCTGGGGCAAGCGGCTGTTCGACGGGACCAACGGCATCAAGGCCACCGCCAAGGAAGCCAGCGTCTTCGGCGGCTCTCGACAGCAGGACCTGCCCACCGCCTGA
- a CDS encoding cold-shock protein, with product MASGTVKWFNAAKGFGFIEQDGGGADVFAHFSNIAAQGFRELLEGQKVTFDLVPSQKGPTAENIVPA from the coding sequence ATGGCGTCCGGCACTGTGAAGTGGTTCAACGCGGCCAAGGGATTCGGCTTCATCGAGCAGGACGGCGGAGGTGCCGATGTGTTCGCCCACTTCTCGAACATCGCCGCCCAGGGCTTCCGCGAACTGCTCGAAGGGCAGAAGGTCACCTTCGACCTCGTGCCGAGCCAGAAGGGCCCGACGGCCGAGAACATCGTTCCCGCCTGA